A stretch of DNA from Candidatus Poribacteria bacterium:
CAGTCGTTCGTACCGATGTCTGCCTGCCCAAGATGATCGCGACGACGGGTCGCCACCCCTGAGAACGCGCTCCAACGCGACCGACAAGAACACGACGACGTGAGCCTCCAGGGCTGCGGGATCGAAGTACAGACCGTCCCCGAGCGCATCCACGAGCTCGGCTGACACCGATTGCACGAAGTTCCCATCTGGCGTCGAACTGCCGAGCGCGATGAAGTACTGGGCGATGCGCCGCTCATTCCAGTCCCAGCCCACCGTCGACCAGTCTGCGAACACGACCGCATCGGCGTTCACCAGCACGTTGCGGGCATTGTAGTCGAGTGAGCCAATCGTTGGCTCGGAGCTCTGTGCCGCGTCCACAACTCCCAGCCACGCGTCCTCTGCCGCCGCCGACGTCTCGCTGGTCCAGAGCCCTGCGAGCCGAAGGACGTGCTCCAGGGCTTTGTGAGCATCGTCCACATGGTAGAGGAAGTCGCTTCCGAGGTAGGCGTCGTAGTCCATCTCGAAGCAGTATGGATCGATCTCTGACTCGTGAGCGTCGATTCCCCGTTGGAGGCTCCTGAGATTCCGCAGCCCCATCGTGGCGATGCGGGAGGCGCGACACGGGTCGCGCTGGCACACATCATCGAAGGTTCCGTCGCTGAACCAACGAGTGACCAGCAAGCCTGCCTCTTCGTCGAGCCCAACGGGTTCGGGAACGCAGTCCCCCGTGCCGTGGAGGAGCGACAGCATCGCCCATTCGGTGTCGAGGCTGTCGTATCCGCCGCGCGTCTGCGCTTGCCGCGCCGACAGGTGCTTGACGGCGTATACCTCGCCGGACGGCGTGCCCACGCGCCAGACGCGTCTCCCCAGGCGAGCGCGGTCGGAGACAGGAGACAGCGTAACGGAGTCCGCGCCGACCAGAGCACACACAGTTGACTCGATGGTCATCGCAAGTACTTGCCGACGAACAGCCCAAGGCGCTCCCGAACGTCGCCCGGCACGACATCGGGGTTCGTTGCGATCGCCGAAGCGAGGGCGCTGCGACACGAGCAGTCACGTAACGGTGTGACACGTCGGATCGCGTCCCGCACTATCCGCTTGCCGTTCTCGACGTTCTTGGAGAGGTTTGCCAGGATCATCTCGGTCGTGACCGTGGCATGGTCGGGATGCCAAACGTCGAAGTCCGTCACGGCGGCGAGCGTGGCGTAGCACATCTCCGCCTCGCGCGCGAGCTTGGCTTCGGTGGCGGCGGTCATCCCGATGATGTCCATACCCCACTGGCGGTAGGTCTTCGACTCGCCCACCGTGGAGAACTGCGGACCCTCGATGCAGATGTACTGCCCGCCGTCGTGAACGGTGGAGCCCTCCGCGTGCCCGGCGGCGATCAGCGTATCGCGAAGGCATGGGCAATAGGGTTCCGCCATGCCGACGTGCGCGACGATCCCTTGTCCGAAGAAGCTGGAGGAGCGGCTCTTGGTGTGGTCGAAGAGCTGGTCCGGCACGACGAACGACGTTGGCTCGATGTGCTCGCGCAGGCTGCCCACGGCGCTGAACGACAGCAGCGTGTCGACTCCGAGCGTCTTGAGCGCGTAGATATTCGCACGCACGTTCAGATGCGTCGGCGAAATACGGTGACCGCGTCCGTGGCGGGGTAGGAACGCGACTCGCTCGCCGTCCAGCGTGCCCAGAACCACCGAATCGCTTGGGGAACCGAATGGCGTCTCCACCGCTCGTTCTTCGATGTCGCTGAGACCGTCCATCTGGTAGAAGCCGCTGCCACCGATGACCGCGACGCGCGCTGTCGCCATGGGTTCCTTCCTATCCGGTGGTGAGAGCCCGCATCGCCGACGGGACATGCGAGAGGATATCGCCGGCGAGCAGCGAAGCTCCGAGCGTCGCTGCCGCCAGGTCTCCCGCGAGTCCGTGCAGGTACACGCCCAGGATCGACGCATCCACCGGGTCGAGCCCCTGCCCCGAGAATCCGGCGATCAGACCGGTGAGAACGTCTCCCGAGCCTGCGGTCGCCATACCGGGATTCCCGGTCGGGTTCAGGTATGCCAACCCGTTCGGCGCTGCGATAACCGTGGGCACGCCTTTGAGTACCACGACTGCGCCGCACTCGGCTGACAGTGAACGTGCGATGCCGATGCGGTCCTTCTCGACGGCATCGACGGTAGTTCGGCAAAGACGAGCCATCTCGCCCGGATGGGGTGTAAGGACCGCACCTGCCGGGAGCGATGTCGCGCCAATCGCCGCCAAGTGGTTCAGACCGTCGGCGTCGATGACCATGCGGGTCGGGAGCGTCGACCAGTCTGCGGCAAGGTTCGCCATGGTCGCTCGCGCTCCATCGGATGCCGATAGTCCGGGACCAATCGCGAGAACGTCTGCGCTCTTCGCGCGGGCGCGTATCGAGGGCACGGCTTCGGGAGAGACGCATCCGTCTGGCGTATCCGGCAGCGATGCGACCATGACTTCCGTGAGCCTGGATGCCAGGGAACCAACCACGGCGCGAGGCGTCGCGAGCGTCACCAGCCCAGCGCCGGCGCGAAGGGCTGCTTCCGAGGTCAGGGCAGCGGCTCCAGCCATCCCAGACGAACCGGCAACGAGGAGGACGCGCCCGAAGTCGCCCTTGTGGGCGTTCTTGCGCCGTACCGGGAGCCTGGCAGCAGCGTCAGATCGCTCGACCTGCCACAGCGAGACCGAGGCCGCATCGATGGCTTGGCGCGGAAAGCCGATGTCTGCGGTCGAGAGCCGACCGACGTAGTCCGCGCCGGGATAGAGCAGCAGCCCGATCTTCGGGAACCCGATGGTCAACGTCTCGCGAGCTCGGATGCAAGGTCCCGCGACCTGACCGGTTGTCGCATCCAGTCCGCTCGGAACGTCGCAAGCGAGCGCGGGGCGTCTCGATGCGTTGATGCGGTCGATCACTCGCGCCGCATGACCGCATGCCCCGCCGCTGAGTCCCGTCCCTAGGATGGCATCGACAAGCCACGCGTGCGCTGTAAAACTCGTCGCATCGAGCGCGACTGGAGTACTGATCGACGAGACAGGCACCCCGACCCGCTCAGTGGCTTGCAGACACGCCAACGGCTCAGACCCGAGCTCGTCCCGCTCCACCGTGAGATACACGGTCGTCCTGAACCCCCATCCGTGCAGGAACCGCGCGGCGACCAGTCCGTCGCCACCGTTGTTGCCCTTGCCGCAAACCACGGCGATGGAGCCGTCGTTACCAACAACGTTGCGGACACGATCCGCCAGAGCGCGCCCGGCGTGTTCCATCAGAGATCGCGCAGGAATCCCGACGACGTCGATCGTGTGGCGATCGACGGCTCGCATCTCGCCCGCTGACAGGACGGGGATCACATCGGGGCTCCAGCCGACGCGCGGACAGTCGATGGGTTGGCGTCACTGATTCTATCAATCAGGAGACGACGATGCACGTCCGGGTTGCACTGGCGATCGGCTTTGCGGCTGGCGCGATCCTTGACCCGTACCTACGGATCGCCTATCTTCCATGCGAGACGGGCGGCGTGCCGTGTTCCTGAGAGGAAGGCGCGGATGGAGTTCTTCGGACTCGTATTCCCCTTCATCGTCGCACTGGTGCTGATCAACCGCGTCTTCGACTACCAGAAGGCGAAGGTGTTGTCGAGGACGCAGGATCGCGATGCTCAGCAGCTCGCGGGCTTGCGCGAAGACATCGGTCGGCTGCAGGAGATGGTCGCCGACGTGCTGCTGGAGCTCGACGAGCAGCGGCGGCTGCGGTCCACCGGCTCCGCCCCGCCTCTCCCGCCATCGTCGCGCGCTGAGCAGGAACGGAATCACTCGTGATGTCGCTTTGGCTGTTCTTGACGATCGCTGCGCTCTGCGTGACCGTGATTTCGCTCTTCGCGCTGCGGATGGTTCTCGGTCCGCCTCACATCCCCAGTCGCCATTCGTCTGGAGAGCTAGAGGACCTCCGCCGGGCTATCGAGGACATACAGCGGCGCGTTGCGTCAATCCAAGAGACCCTATCCGACGTGCTCGTCGAGCAAGAGCGTCTGAGCGAATCCGACCACGCGCCCTCCATCGGACGTTCCGACACGTAGCCGGCTCGACGCCGCCTCGACGTTGCCGCACCTACACGGTTCTGAAGACAGAAAGGGCGGCGAGCCCATGCCCGCCGCCCTTCACAGTGTACCGGTTCTGGACTAGTACATGTCGCCGCCCGGAGGCATCGGAGCCGGCTTCTCCTTCTCGGGGAGCTCGGCGACCAGCGCCTCGGTGGGGATCATGAGACCGGCGATGCTGGCTGCCTTCTGCAACGCGATGCGGGCGACCTTCGTGGGATCGATGATGCCCGCGTCGAACATGTTGGCGTACTCTTCGCGCTGGGCGTCATAGCCGAAGTTGGCGTCGTCGGACTTGCGGATCGCGTCGACGATGACGGAGTCCTCCTGACCGGCGTTGCGGACGATCTGGCGGAGGGGTTCTTCCAGGGCTCGTCGCACGATGCCGACGCCAACCTGCTCGTCCTCGTCTGCGGCGCTGACGCCGTCGAGTGCGCTCTGCGTGCGGACCAGCGCCACGCCGCCGCCGGCGACGATACCCTCCTCGACCGCCGCGCGTGTCGCGTGCATCGCGTCCTCGATGCGCGCCTTCTTCTCCTTCATTTCGACCTCGGTCGCCGCGCCGACGTTGATGACGGCGACGCCGCCGGAGAGCTTCGCCAGGCGCTCCTGGAGCTTCTCGCGGTCGTAGTCCGACGTCGTGTCTTCGATCTGACGGCGGATCTGCTCGATCCGACCGCGGATCGCCTCAGCCGTTCCCGCGCCCTCGATGATCGTCGTGTTGTCCTTGTCGATCACGACGCGCTTCGCCCGACCGATGAACTTCGAGTGCAGGTTCACGCTCTCGAGCTTGACGCCGAGCTCTTCGGAGATCACCTGACCGGCGGTCAGGGTCGCGATGTCCTCGAGCATCGCCTTGCGGCGGTCGCCGTACCCGGGAGCCTTGACCGCCGCGGCGCGGATGGTGCCGCGCAGCTTATTGACGACGAGCGTGGCGAGCGCCTCGCCCTCGATGTCCTCGGCGATGATGAGGAGCGTGCCGCCGCTCTGAGCGACTTCGTTCAGCAGGGGCACGAGATCCTTGAGCGCGGAGACCTTCTTCTCGTGGATGAGGATGTACGGGTCATCCAGCGAGACTTCCATGCGCTCCTGGTCGGTGATGAAGTAGGGCGACAGGTAGCCACGGTCGAACTGCATGCCCTCGACGACTTCGAGAGTCGTCTCCAGGGACTTCGCCTCTTCGACCGTGATCACGCCGTCCTTGCCGACCTTCTCCATCGCGTCGGCGATCAACTCGCCGATGCTGGCGTCGTTGTTCGCGGAGATCGCCGCGACCTGGGCGATGTGGGTCCTGCCCTCGACAGGCGTGCTGATGCCGGCGAGACCAGAGACGACCGCGCCGACGGCGCTGTCGATCCCGCGCTTGATGCCCATCGGGTTCCGGCCCGCCGTGACGTTCTTCAGACCCTCGCGGTAGATCGCCTGGGCGAGAACCGTCGCCGTGGTCGTGCCGTCGCCGGCCTCGTCACTGGTCTTGGACGCGACTTCCTTGACCATCTGGGCGCCCATGTTCTCATAGGCGTCCTCGAGCTCGATCTCCTTGGCGACCGTGACTCCGTCCTTCGTGACGGTCGGCGCGCCGAACTTCTTCTCGATGACGACGTTTCTGCCCTTGGGTCCGAGCGTTACGCGGACGGCGTTCGCGAGCGCGTCGACGCCGCGCTTGATGGATGCGCGCGCGTCGTCGGTGAATGCCAACTGTTTCGCGGGCATGTAGGATTCCTCCTCCGAACTCGGTGCGAATCGGTTAGTCGACGATCTTGGCGAGGATGTCCTCCTCGCGCAGGATCAGGTATTCCTCGTCCTCAAGCTTGACCTCGGTGCCGGCGTACTTGCCGAATAGAACCTTGTCTCCCGCCGCCACATCGGGCTTCTGCCGCTCGCCGTTGTCCAGCACTCGGCCTGCTCCGACGGCAACGACCTTGCCCTGCTGAGGCTTCTCCTTAGCCGTGTCGGGGATGATGATCCCGCCGACCTTCTGCTCCTCTTCCTCGATCCTCTGCACGAGGATGCGGTCGTAGAGAGGCGTGATCGCCATGCGTAGTCTCCTGTGATCGCTCCCAACCTGTCTGGAACGGCACTCATCGCCGTTTGCGGCAAGGAGTTAGCAATCGGCGTGCCAGAGTGCCAACTCACGTGAGTCATGCCGAAAACCCCCGCCAATACTGCGATCTCGTGTTCTGTCGAATGGCTAGGAAGATAGATCGAGCCGTTTTGGCACTGCTTTGCTCCACGGATGTAGAGCCATTATGGCACTCTCGCGTTCGGCGCGCACTTTCTGGCACGGCGGAGTCGTGTCCGATCCCATCCGGCAAGCGTTGCGCGCCTGTTGGGCGTTGGCTACATTCGGTACCGAGTGGGGCGGAGGATGGGCTGAGCCCCGTACACGAGGAGCACCAGAGTGGAGAGACGGTTCCTACTTGTAGTCCTGGTTGCGCTCTGCCTAGGAGCCGCATCCGCGGCCTTGGCGCAGGTCGAGAACGCCGTTGGCATTTGGCTGTTCGACGAGGGTTCGGGCGAGATCGCCAAGGACGGTTCCGGACTGGGCAACAACGGCAAGATCATCGGCGCGAAGTACGTCGACGGGAAGTTCGGCAAGGCGCTTCAGATGAACGGAGCCGACCAGTACGTCCAGGTTCCGGACGCGAAGTCGCTTGACCTCGAGACCGAGCTCTCGATGGTCTGCTGGTTCAACTGGGAAGGGTCCGGCGACGGCTGGCAGACGTTCTTCTCAAAGGGCCCCATGTCGGGCACCAATGAGAACTGGGCGCTGTTCATCAACACCGGGTCGAAGTACTTCCATTTCGTCATCACGCCGAACGGCGGCCGCACCAACTTCGACTCGCCAGGAGGAGCGTTCGACGCCAAGAAGTGGACGCACGTCGCCGCCACGTACGACGGCAAGACGCGCCGGATCTACGTGAACGGCAAGATGGTGGGCGAAACGGGCACCAGCGGCAAGACGACCCCCAACGACAACTTCCTGGGCATCGGCTGGCGCGAGGGCTCGTCCCATTGGTGGAAAGGCTCGCTCGACGAGATGGCGGTTTTCAACAAGGCGATCACGGAGAAGCAGATCACTACCATCTATGAGCAGGGAATCGACTCGCTCTTGGCGGTGCAGCCCAAGGACAAGGTGACGGTTGCCTGGGGCGAAATCAAGCGCGCCTACCCCTAGCACATCGGCTCTTCGAGACGACGATGGGGCAGGTCTTACGGCCTGCCCCATTGACTTGGATCGACGCACGACAGCGCGACACGAACCATTGGAGGCAGTGCCATGCCGCTTCGATGCGCGAGCCATGAGACGCTCATCGCAGAGACCGACCGGTTTGTCGCGCGCTTCGAGGGCGGCGCGTTGATCAGCCTAGTGTCCCGTGGGACTGGCACTGAATGGTGTCGGAACGGCGAAGCGCCCTTCCCGGTCGAGATCTACTATGCACAGGGCGATTCCTACGGACGCGACAAGCACCAGCGGATCACGGTGAAGCTCCTGTCCGAGCTCGCCGCGCGAATCGTGTTCATCGGGAACGATACGGATCGAGAGCTGTTCGTGCGACTCGATCCATCTACGGGCGATCTGTGCGTCACGCCGTCGGCGCAGGGAGCTCGTCGCGGCATCGTTTCGGCTCGGTGGAACGTGCCGTTCGCCAAGGAAGCTGCCCTCATCCTGCCTTGTGTGAACGGCATCCGCGTCGACTCGGATCGCGAGTTCCCCCGGAACGATCGGTTCCCGTGGCCCTTCCGTTGGAACGCGCAGCTCGCCGTCGCGGAGATGGGCCGCGAGTCGTTGATGATTCACGCAGAGGACACTTCCTACAAGTTCAAGGCGCTGAACCTGAATCGGCGCGAAGGGGCGTCAACGCTCGGGTTCGAGAGCGAGCAGCCTGGACCCGTGTGGCAGAACCGGAACGCCGGGGGCGTGGAGTGGCGCGTCAATGTCTACGACGGCGATTGGCGCGCGCCCGTCGCCCGGTACCGCGCGTGGATGAACCGCACGTACTCGCT
This window harbors:
- the mtnP gene encoding S-methyl-5'-thioadenosine phosphorylase, with amino-acid sequence MATARVAVIGGSGFYQMDGLSDIEERAVETPFGSPSDSVVLGTLDGERVAFLPRHGRGHRISPTHLNVRANIYALKTLGVDTLLSFSAVGSLREHIEPTSFVVPDQLFDHTKSRSSSFFGQGIVAHVGMAEPYCPCLRDTLIAAGHAEGSTVHDGGQYICIEGPQFSTVGESKTYRQWGMDIIGMTAATEAKLAREAEMCYATLAAVTDFDVWHPDHATVTTEMILANLSKNVENGKRIVRDAIRRVTPLRDCSCRSALASAIATNPDVVPGDVRERLGLFVGKYLR
- a CDS encoding NAD(P)H-hydrate dehydratase; this encodes MIPVLSAGEMRAVDRHTIDVVGIPARSLMEHAGRALADRVRNVVGNDGSIAVVCGKGNNGGDGLVAARFLHGWGFRTTVYLTVERDELGSEPLACLQATERVGVPVSSISTPVALDATSFTAHAWLVDAILGTGLSGGACGHAARVIDRINASRRPALACDVPSGLDATTGQVAGPCIRARETLTIGFPKIGLLLYPGADYVGRLSTADIGFPRQAIDAASVSLWQVERSDAAARLPVRRKNAHKGDFGRVLLVAGSSGMAGAAALTSEAALRAGAGLVTLATPRAVVGSLASRLTEVMVASLPDTPDGCVSPEAVPSIRARAKSADVLAIGPGLSASDGARATMANLAADWSTLPTRMVIDADGLNHLAAIGATSLPAGAVLTPHPGEMARLCRTTVDAVEKDRIGIARSLSAECGAVVVLKGVPTVIAAPNGLAYLNPTGNPGMATAGSGDVLTGLIAGFSGQGLDPVDASILGVYLHGLAGDLAAATLGASLLAGDILSHVPSAMRALTTG
- the groL gene encoding chaperonin GroEL; the protein is MPAKQLAFTDDARASIKRGVDALANAVRVTLGPKGRNVVIEKKFGAPTVTKDGVTVAKEIELEDAYENMGAQMVKEVASKTSDEAGDGTTTATVLAQAIYREGLKNVTAGRNPMGIKRGIDSAVGAVVSGLAGISTPVEGRTHIAQVAAISANNDASIGELIADAMEKVGKDGVITVEEAKSLETTLEVVEGMQFDRGYLSPYFITDQERMEVSLDDPYILIHEKKVSALKDLVPLLNEVAQSGGTLLIIAEDIEGEALATLVVNKLRGTIRAAAVKAPGYGDRRKAMLEDIATLTAGQVISEELGVKLESVNLHSKFIGRAKRVVIDKDNTTIIEGAGTAEAIRGRIEQIRRQIEDTTSDYDREKLQERLAKLSGGVAVINVGAATEVEMKEKKARIEDAMHATRAAVEEGIVAGGGVALVRTQSALDGVSAADEDEQVGVGIVRRALEEPLRQIVRNAGQEDSVIVDAIRKSDDANFGYDAQREEYANMFDAGIIDPTKVARIALQKAASIAGLMIPTEALVAELPEKEKPAPMPPGGDMY
- a CDS encoding co-chaperone GroES codes for the protein MAITPLYDRILVQRIEEEEQKVGGIIIPDTAKEKPQQGKVVAVGAGRVLDNGERQKPDVAAGDKVLFGKYAGTEVKLEDEEYLILREEDILAKIVD
- a CDS encoding LamG domain-containing protein; amino-acid sequence: MAQVENAVGIWLFDEGSGEIAKDGSGLGNNGKIIGAKYVDGKFGKALQMNGADQYVQVPDAKSLDLETELSMVCWFNWEGSGDGWQTFFSKGPMSGTNENWALFINTGSKYFHFVITPNGGRTNFDSPGGAFDAKKWTHVAATYDGKTRRIYVNGKMVGETGTSGKTTPNDNFLGIGWREGSSHWWKGSLDEMAVFNKAITEKQITTIYEQGIDSLLAVQPKDKVTVAWGEIKRAYP